The genome window AAATCTGAATTTTTATGTCTACTCCCCAATATCACAAGAACTACGCTGCATAGATATTATTCGCACGGTTCATGTCTGGGGAAAACAAGCAGGTTATTTAAATGACACTGTGATGATAGGAGATGAGTTAATAATCGATGGTAAATTAAGCTATCTCAATAATAGCAGTAAATCACAATTAATTGATGCGCAGCATGTTGTCTTACAAAAAACAAGCTAATATCATGAAAAACAATTACTTCAAGGTAGAGTTAAATCAGTAAACGCATATGATAAACAGAATTTTTCGCTTCTCCCTGATCAACAAGTTTTATCTTGTTCTCCATCTGGCACTAATGTCAGCTATTAACTGCTACGCACAATCATTTGAAATTAAAGAAATAGAATTACCTAACCCAGAGCATGCTCCAAGCTGGCGACAACTTGTAAAAAACCCAAGATCATCAACACAATTTTTCCTAGCTAATCGCCAAGGACAAATAAGCATACTCAATAACGAACAAGTACAAGCGCCGGCTTTGCTGGATCTGAAAACTTTCTATCCAAATCTTATTGCCCTCACTGCGTTTACCACACACCCCGCCTTTAACTTATCAAAGCAAGTCGGTTACCTAAGCTTTTACACTGCTCATATTGAAAAACCGAATGAAGAAGCCAATCCAAACCCAATCAGCCCTTATCGATTTGAGCAAGCAACTCCGTACCAGCTGGTATTAAGCGAATGGCAACTCAAAGATAAAACCGAATCACTGACGTTAAAAAGAGGCGGGCATAAAACCATACTACGGATTGATGTACCCAGTGTAGATATCACAATAGAACAATTGTCATTTAGTCCTTTTATTCAACCTTGGCAAGATAACTATGGCCAGCTATTAATGACATTAGGCACAGACAAAAACTATCAAAAAATTCCTCTTTATTCAGGCGCCATATTAAGGATTCAACCGGAAAAATTTGGTACAAAAAATTATCGAGTTCCGCAGTCCAATCCCTTTATCGAACAAATAACCATTAATAATGAAATTGTTGCTGCTCACTTAGGTAAGATTCATTCCATTTATTGGTCAAAACAACATACCGAAGCATTATTTATTAATCATGAATTAAAACAAAAGCTTAACTGGTCACAAATCACCTTAGGCAGTGATTTTATTGAATCTTCAGTGAAGGCTAATACCTTCTATTCAGCGGCCCAGAGCAAAATTTCTAACAGTATTGTCTACCGCGGAAATAAGCTAAAAAGTCAGCGCAATAAAGTCTTATATTTATCTTGGCAAGATCAGTGGCGACTGATGTCTACTGATTCGCAATCACCTGAGCAGCCAGAGATTATTCACCAATTTAATCGACAAGAAATATCAGCAGATGCTGAGCTAATGCTCGTAGTAGATCAGCAAAATGAACCTATAATATTCAATCAGTCAAATGCATCTATTTTGCATTTATTAGCCGATAACGCTCAAACATTAGCCACAACGCAACAATCAAACATCAAACAGCAAGCGCCTGAAAGCAGCTTAGTCTACCTCATTGCAATGATTGTAATTGTCGTGATTTTAATCGTCATTTGGCTATCAAAACGTTCTGCATTACCAACGATCAAAAAATATCTTCATAGCCAATATGCTCAATTTGACGTAAATGAAGCAGAAAATCAGATAGCACTGTACCAAAGACACCATAAAGACCCCTCACTTGAGCTCTCTTTATCTCAAATAATTGAAAGTTCTATTTACCTCAATGGCGAATGCCTATCTACTGTTAGAAAAAATAAAAAAGGCGCTTTTTCAAATCAAAAAGAACGAGCTGTGATAGCTGAGATAGCAAAAGAGCAACGTGAAAAAATGGTCGACGACAGGATCAGAAAATGTGAATTACTGATAACCGATAGTGATAAAAATAGTTATCGGGTATGCAACTATTTTCGTAAAGGCAACCAGCGATTGACTAAAGCTAAGTTTGAACAAGCCACTGAGCAACTTATCGATTGGTGTTGGAAAATATCTTCGGTTATGAATCCACAGCATACCGAGGCGAGAAAAATTCCCGTTCAAGCAGAAGTTACATTAGCCAACACTGATAGCAAAATAAAAGAAAAGCTTGAGACTAAAGAATCGATATTAAAACCCACGGTTTCCCAGGAGGCTCAGCAGCCAAGCAAAGCAATTGACGTCAATACAACAGCTCAGTTAGCACAAACGACTGAAGGTATTAATAAGACTAAAGAAAACACAAGTAATGCGGCTCAAACAGATTTAGACCCCCAACAAAAACTACAGCAGGAACTAACCAGCCTGTCTATCGTTGAAGCCCTGGAAAAACTTGCACAGCTAAAACAGCAGAGCTTATTGACTGAACAAGAGTTTGAACAGGCTAAAAGTAAAATCCTTAATTTACCCTAATAGTAAAACTAAAAAAGCGAGACTTAATCTCGCTTTTTATCAAATTCCGGTAAAAACTATCCTAAAGCTAACAAATACTTCACCAACTTATTATAGTCTTCAACAAAGTTTTCTTTATCTAAATCATGAGCATGAATCATGTATTTGCCATTGACGATAATAGTAGGCACACTTTTTAAATCGCCACTCTGCGATAAAGCATCCTGATTACTCTTCATTTGTGCTGCCGCCTTAGCAACTTCCTCGCTGGCCATTAAACGCTCAAATTGCTCGCCATCGGCCCCATTAAGAACAAAAACATTGCGGACATCTTTTTCAGAAGTAAAAACCGCACGATGAACGTGAATATATTTAAATATTGCTTCAATCTGACTTTCTGCAATATCCATTTTTTGCGCGGTAATTAACGCTTTGGTTAATAGAGACTGCATTTTTTTCGAGGCACCTGGCAAAAAATCGACATGATTTTTAACAAACACCGCTTTCTCAGGTAGTGCTTTTTTTATTTCTGCAACTAGTGGTTCAAAGCGAAAACAATGAGGACAATAAAAAGAGAAATACTCCCTTACTTCAGGCGTTTCAACGGCGATTTCTTTGACTTTAACGTAATGCTTACCTTCCTGATATTCTGTACCATTTGCCAACATAGACACTAGCATTATGCCTAACAAAGTCATTATTTTTTTCATTGGGATTCCTACTATTATTTGACGTGAATAAACTAATGCTGTTCCTTAATCTTCACTTTATCTACAAAGCTCAACAGACATTACGGCATTAAAGTTAGTGGTGGCTGCTGTAATGCAGACATCTGCTCCTTTAACATTAACACCTGTTCTTCCCAATATTTTGCCGTATTAAACCAAGGAAAGCTATACGGAAATGCAGGATCTTGCCAGCGTTTACATAGCCAGGCCATATAATTAACCACACGCATGGTGCGCAAAGCTTCAATTAAGGCAAACTCTTGATGATCAAACGAACAGAATTCCTCATAACCACCGATTAAAGTATCTAACTGCAATAACTGCTGCTGATGGTCTCCTGAAAGCATCATCCAAATATCCTGAATCGCTGGCCCCATTCGACTATCATCAAGATCAACAAAGTGTGGACCATTGTCTGTCCACAATATATTACCAGCATGGCAATCGCCGTGAAGCCGAATCAATTCATTGGGTTGGTATTGCTGAGCGGCGACTTCAATGACCTGATCAAGGATCACAAAAAATGATTGCGCTAAATAATCAGGAACAAAACCAGATTGCGCAATAATTTCTCTCGCCTGATAAAGAGACTCATCAGTATGGTAACTGGGACGACAACTAAACTTCTGCTGACGGGATACCGCATGAATCCGGCCAATAAATCGTCCCATCCATTCTAACTGGTCGAGGTTATCAACTTCAAAAATTCGCCCGCCTCTACAAGGGTAAATAGCAAACGGATAACCTTGATATTCAAACAACGATTGACCAGAAAATTGCAATGGAGCAATAACAGGTAGCTCTTGCGCCGCCAATTCTAAAGAAAAATCATGCTCTTCCTGAATTTGCTGGTGAGTCCAGCGCTGAGGCCGATAAAACTTAGTCACATACTTTTGTAGTTGCTCATCATGAAACTGATAGACTCTATTTTCATAGCTGTTTAATGCTAATAAGCCGCTATCAACACGCAAGCCAACGCTTTCTATGCCGTCTAAAATCAAATCCGGCGACAGTGATGTAAAATCAAATACTGACATCAATAATACTTAATTTAGCGTTTATTAAAGAATCGAGTTTCATGTTCTAATGAAACCTGATCTTCATCTGAGACTAATTCAACAACAAAGGTAATGTCAGTCATA of Thalassotalea insulae contains these proteins:
- a CDS encoding SHOCT domain-containing protein, coding for MINRIFRFSLINKFYLVLHLALMSAINCYAQSFEIKEIELPNPEHAPSWRQLVKNPRSSTQFFLANRQGQISILNNEQVQAPALLDLKTFYPNLIALTAFTTHPAFNLSKQVGYLSFYTAHIEKPNEEANPNPISPYRFEQATPYQLVLSEWQLKDKTESLTLKRGGHKTILRIDVPSVDITIEQLSFSPFIQPWQDNYGQLLMTLGTDKNYQKIPLYSGAILRIQPEKFGTKNYRVPQSNPFIEQITINNEIVAAHLGKIHSIYWSKQHTEALFINHELKQKLNWSQITLGSDFIESSVKANTFYSAAQSKISNSIVYRGNKLKSQRNKVLYLSWQDQWRLMSTDSQSPEQPEIIHQFNRQEISADAELMLVVDQQNEPIIFNQSNASILHLLADNAQTLATTQQSNIKQQAPESSLVYLIAMIVIVVILIVIWLSKRSALPTIKKYLHSQYAQFDVNEAENQIALYQRHHKDPSLELSLSQIIESSIYLNGECLSTVRKNKKGAFSNQKERAVIAEIAKEQREKMVDDRIRKCELLITDSDKNSYRVCNYFRKGNQRLTKAKFEQATEQLIDWCWKISSVMNPQHTEARKIPVQAEVTLANTDSKIKEKLETKESILKPTVSQEAQQPSKAIDVNTTAQLAQTTEGINKTKENTSNAAQTDLDPQQKLQQELTSLSIVEALEKLAQLKQQSLLTEQEFEQAKSKILNLP
- a CDS encoding thiol:disulfide interchange protein DsbA/DsbL is translated as MKKIMTLLGIMLVSMLANGTEYQEGKHYVKVKEIAVETPEVREYFSFYCPHCFRFEPLVAEIKKALPEKAVFVKNHVDFLPGASKKMQSLLTKALITAQKMDIAESQIEAIFKYIHVHRAVFTSEKDVRNVFVLNGADGEQFERLMASEEVAKAAAQMKSNQDALSQSGDLKSVPTIIVNGKYMIHAHDLDKENFVEDYNKLVKYLLALG
- a CDS encoding serine/threonine protein kinase, coding for MSVFDFTSLSPDLILDGIESVGLRVDSGLLALNSYENRVYQFHDEQLQKYVTKFYRPQRWTHQQIQEEHDFSLELAAQELPVIAPLQFSGQSLFEYQGYPFAIYPCRGGRIFEVDNLDQLEWMGRFIGRIHAVSRQQKFSCRPSYHTDESLYQAREIIAQSGFVPDYLAQSFFVILDQVIEVAAQQYQPNELIRLHGDCHAGNILWTDNGPHFVDLDDSRMGPAIQDIWMMLSGDHQQQLLQLDTLIGGYEEFCSFDHQEFALIEALRTMRVVNYMAWLCKRWQDPAFPYSFPWFNTAKYWEEQVLMLKEQMSALQQPPLTLMP